A region of Sulfurovum sp. DNA encodes the following proteins:
- a CDS encoding RICIN domain-containing protein: protein MKKVIGLLLFFIVTQTYASPVSTRAFGGGCITNVGDYAKKRTCNASSANQLLIYTSNRSLRDPSTNKCLTAQSYSNGSKITYTRCQPNSAEQIFSYLDKTKRFLHIAVKSFSLSFFTSDILSVKAIQS from the coding sequence ATGAAAAAGGTTATAGGATTGTTGCTGTTTTTTATAGTAACACAAACATATGCTTCTCCAGTATCTACACGTGCATTTGGTGGGGGATGCATCACCAACGTTGGGGACTATGCTAAAAAACGAACGTGTAATGCTTCAAGTGCAAATCAGTTATTGATCTATACTTCAAACAGGTCACTAAGAGACCCTTCAACCAATAAGTGTTTAACTGCCCAATCATATAGTAATGGATCAAAAATAACATATACTCGGTGTCAACCAAATAGTGCAGAACAAATATTCTCTTATCTTGATAAAACAAAACGGTTTTTACATATTGCTGTTAAAAGCTTTTCTTTAAGTTTTTTCACATCTGACATTTTATCTGTAAAAGCAATTCAATCTTAG
- a CDS encoding pre-peptidase C-terminal domain-containing protein, giving the protein MKVSTRAFGGGCITNVGDYAKKRTCNASSANQLLIYTSNRSLRDPSTNKCLTAQSYSNGSKITYTRCQPNSAEQIFSYLDKTKRFLHIASHKCLDVHGGNRTDLILWRCHGGINQKFYIPSPRTGGSDDHGNNTATPIALKSTTRGRIEAAGSGDYFKIIIPSGKRGTLIINTTGSTDTYGSLLGGSGAQLALDDNSGSGHNFRISISVTAGTYYAKVRHHSPTGIGSYALVSHFVPDDHTSSRIAATSINPNSTTQGRIEVAGDVDFFKIRIPSSGTLVVKTTGLTDTYGTLLNANGHQIASDDNGSTYSNFRILKSVSTGTYYVKVKHSSASSIGYYTLISQFISDDYGNTRSTAKPINPNSTTQGRIEVDGDVDFFKIQIHSRGTLVVKTTGLTDTYGTLLNANGHQIASDDNGSAYSNFKISKSVTAGTYYVKVKHSSALLAGSYVLVSHFEASYFVRIT; this is encoded by the coding sequence TTGAAAGTATCTACACGTGCATTTGGTGGGGGATGCATCACCAACGTTGGGGACTATGCTAAAAAACGAACGTGTAATGCTTCAAGTGCAAATCAGTTATTGATCTATACTTCAAACAGGTCACTAAGAGACCCTTCAACCAATAAGTGTTTAACTGCCCAATCATATAGTAATGGATCAAAAATAACATATACTCGGTGTCAACCAAATAGTGCAGAACAAATATTCTCTTATCTTGATAAAACAAAACGGTTTTTACATATTGCTTCTCATAAATGTTTAGATGTTCATGGGGGAAACAGAACAGATCTTATTTTATGGCGTTGTCATGGTGGCATCAATCAAAAATTTTATATACCATCGCCTAGAACAGGTGGTTCTGATGATCATGGTAACAATACAGCAACACCCATAGCTCTCAAAAGTACAACACGGGGGCGTATTGAAGCAGCTGGAAGTGGAGATTATTTTAAAATCATAATCCCTAGTGGAAAAAGAGGAACATTAATTATCAATACAACTGGCTCAACAGATACATATGGATCCCTTTTAGGCGGAAGCGGTGCCCAGCTTGCATTGGATGACAACAGTGGTTCAGGTCATAACTTTAGAATCTCAATAAGTGTCACAGCTGGGACATACTATGCGAAAGTGAGACATCATAGTCCTACAGGAATTGGTTCTTATGCGCTTGTGTCTCATTTTGTGCCTGATGATCATACCAGTAGTAGAATTGCAGCAACATCTATCAATCCAAACAGTACAACACAAGGGCGCATTGAAGTAGCCGGGGATGTAGATTTCTTTAAAATCCGAATCCCCAGTAGTGGAACACTGGTTGTAAAGACAACCGGCTTAACAGATACATACGGAACTCTTTTGAATGCAAATGGTCATCAGATTGCATCTGATGATAATGGTTCAACCTATAGTAACTTTAGAATCTTAAAAAGTGTCTCAACTGGAACATACTATGTGAAAGTAAAACACAGTAGTGCTTCATCAATTGGTTATTATACGCTTATTTCTCAGTTTATATCTGATGATTATGGCAATACCAGAAGTACAGCAAAACCCATCAATCCAAACAGTACAACGCAGGGGCGCATTGAAGTAGATGGGGATGTAGATTTCTTTAAAATCCAAATCCACAGTAGAGGAACACTGGTTGTAAAGACAACCGGCTTAACAGATACATACGGAACTCTTTTGAATGCAAATGGTCATCAGATTGCATCTGATGATAATGGTTCAGCCTATAGTAACTTTAAAATCTCAAAAAGTGTCACAGCTGGAACATACTATGTGAAAGTAAAACACAGTAGTGCTTTACTGGCTGGCAGTTATGTACTTGTGTCTCATTTTGAAGCCTCCTATTTCGTTAGGATAACTTAG
- a CDS encoding PPC domain-containing protein produces the protein MTIYTTGSTDTLGYFLNASGGRIALDDDAGSYSNFNIEERVTAGTYYVKVQHNSSGGTGRYTLVVNFTLQRSDDHGNSMNAATTTRLNGRISGSIEVAGDEDWFKVVMPRTGILMIQTLGQTDTVGYLYNADGSQIAADNNGGSGHNFLIIRSVAAGTYYVRVKHPSSSGIGTYWLDISLESDHSNRIDTATSIDLNSTTLGHINKVGDVDWFKIVIPRTGTLVVETTDTTDTKGYLYNASGVQLASNDNISSSNHNFKISKFITVAGTYYVKVRHSGTTGTGIYALVSHFIPNDYGYNVNTATPIALKSTTRGRIEAAGSGDYFKIIIPSGKRGTLIINTTGSTDTYGSLLGGSGAQLALDDNSGSGHNFRISISVTAGTYYAKVRHHSPTGIGSYALVSHFVPDDHTSSRIAATSINPNSTTQGRIEVAGDVDFFKIRIPSSGTLVVKTTGLTDTYGTLLNANGHQIASDDNGSTYSNFRILKSVSTGTYYVKVKHSSASSIGYYTLISQFISDDYGNTRSTAKPINPNSTTQGRIEVDGDVDFFKIQIHSRGTLVVKTTGLTDTYGTLLNANGHQIASDDNGSAYSNFKISKSVTAGTYYVKVKHSSALLAGSYVLVSHFVSDDDHGDSRRQQHP, from the coding sequence TTGACTATTTATACAACTGGGTCAACAGATACATTGGGATATTTTTTAAATGCAAGTGGTGGCCGTATTGCATTGGATGATGATGCTGGTTCATATTCTAACTTTAACATTGAAGAGCGTGTAACAGCTGGAACATATTATGTAAAAGTACAACACAATTCTTCTGGGGGAACAGGTCGTTATACACTTGTTGTAAACTTTACACTACAACGTTCTGATGATCATGGCAATAGTATGAATGCAGCAACAACCACAAGGCTGAACGGTAGAATATCAGGAAGCATTGAAGTCGCTGGAGATGAGGATTGGTTTAAAGTTGTAATGCCTCGTACAGGCATATTGATGATCCAGACACTTGGACAAACAGATACAGTTGGATACCTTTACAATGCAGATGGTAGTCAAATTGCAGCAGATAACAATGGTGGTTCAGGTCATAATTTTTTAATCATAAGAAGTGTAGCGGCTGGAACATATTATGTGAGAGTAAAACACCCTTCTTCTTCGGGAATTGGTACGTATTGGTTAGATATAAGCCTTGAATCTGATCATAGTAATCGTATAGATACAGCAACATCCATAGACCTAAACAGCACAACATTAGGACATATTAATAAAGTTGGGGACGTAGATTGGTTTAAAATCGTAATCCCTCGTACCGGAACACTGGTTGTAGAGACAACTGACACCACAGATACAAAAGGATATCTTTACAATGCAAGTGGTGTCCAGCTTGCATCCAATGATAATATAAGTAGTTCGAACCATAACTTTAAAATCTCAAAGTTCATCACAGTGGCTGGAACATACTATGTAAAAGTGAGACACAGTGGTACTACGGGAACAGGTATTTATGCACTTGTATCTCATTTTATACCCAATGATTATGGATATAATGTCAATACAGCAACACCCATAGCTCTCAAAAGTACAACACGGGGGCGTATTGAAGCAGCTGGAAGTGGAGATTATTTTAAAATCATAATCCCTAGTGGAAAAAGAGGAACATTAATTATCAATACAACTGGCTCAACAGATACATATGGATCCCTTTTAGGCGGAAGCGGTGCCCAGCTTGCATTGGATGACAACAGTGGTTCAGGTCATAACTTTAGAATCTCAATAAGTGTCACAGCTGGGACATACTATGCGAAAGTGAGACATCATAGTCCTACAGGAATTGGTTCTTATGCGCTTGTGTCTCATTTTGTGCCTGATGATCATACCAGTAGTAGAATTGCAGCAACATCTATCAATCCAAACAGTACAACACAAGGGCGCATTGAAGTAGCCGGGGATGTAGATTTCTTTAAAATCCGAATCCCCAGTAGTGGAACACTGGTTGTAAAGACAACCGGCTTAACAGATACATACGGAACTCTTTTGAATGCAAATGGTCATCAGATTGCATCTGATGATAATGGTTCAACCTATAGTAACTTTAGAATCTTAAAAAGTGTCTCAACTGGAACATACTATGTGAAAGTAAAACACAGTAGTGCTTCATCAATTGGTTATTATACGCTTATTTCTCAGTTTATATCTGATGATTATGGCAATACCAGAAGTACAGCAAAACCCATCAATCCAAACAGTACAACGCAGGGGCGCATTGAAGTAGATGGGGATGTAGATTTCTTTAAAATCCAAATCCACAGTAGAGGAACACTGGTTGTAAAGACAACCGGCTTAACAGATACATACGGAACTCTTTTGAATGCAAATGGTCATCAGATTGCATCTGATGATAATGGTTCAGCCTATAGTAACTTTAAAATCTCAAAAAGTGTCACAGCTGGAACATACTATGTGAAAGTAAAACACAGTAGTGCTTTACTGGCTGGCAGTTATGTACTTGTGTCTCATTTTGTATCTGATGATGATCATGGTGACAGCAGAAGACAGCAACATCCATAG
- a CDS encoding PPC domain-containing protein, with amino-acid sequence MNAATTTRLNGRISGSIEVAGDEDWFKVVMPRTGILMIQTLGQTDTVGYLYNADGSQIAADNNGGSGHNFLIIRSVAAGTYYVRVKHPSSSGIGTYWLDISLESDHGGYVYTATAINPNSTTPGRLQIARDNDYFRIGIPSTGTLVVHTTGPTDTVGYLLNANWDQIALDDNGGSGRNFRISKRVTAGTYYVKVKLHSSAATGPYSLISRFTPTQAGQTQGISFSR; translated from the coding sequence ATGAATGCAGCAACAACCACAAGGCTGAACGGTAGAATATCAGGAAGCATTGAAGTCGCTGGAGATGAGGATTGGTTTAAAGTTGTAATGCCTCGTACAGGCATATTGATGATCCAGACACTTGGACAAACAGATACAGTTGGATACCTTTACAATGCAGATGGTAGTCAAATTGCAGCAGATAACAATGGTGGTTCAGGTCATAATTTTTTAATCATAAGAAGTGTAGCGGCTGGAACATATTATGTGAGAGTAAAACACCCTTCTTCTTCGGGAATTGGTACGTATTGGTTAGATATAAGCCTTGAATCTGATCATGGCGGTTACGTGTATACAGCAACAGCCATCAACCCAAATAGTACAACACCAGGACGTCTTCAAATAGCCAGGGATAACGATTACTTTAGAATTGGAATCCCTAGTACAGGAACATTGGTTGTTCATACAACTGGACCAACAGATACAGTTGGATACCTTTTAAATGCAAACTGGGATCAAATTGCATTAGATGATAATGGTGGTTCAGGCCGTAACTTTAGAATTTCAAAAAGGGTGACAGCTGGAACGTATTATGTAAAAGTGAAACTCCATTCTTCTGCGGCAACTGGTCCTTATTCACTGATATCTCGTTTTACACCTACCCAAGCAGGTCAAACACAAGGTATATCTTTTTCAAGATAG
- a CDS encoding PPC domain-containing protein gives MNKVGDVDWFKIVIPRTGTLVVETTDTTDTKGYLYNASGVQLASNDNISSSNHNFKISKFITVAGTYYVKVRHSGTTGTGIYALVSHFIPNDYGYNVNTATPIALKSTTRGRIEAAGSGDYFKIIIPSGKRGTLIINTTGSTDTYGSLLGGSGAQLALDDNSGSGHNFRISISVTAGTYYAKVRHHSPTGIGSYALVSHFVPDDHTSSRIAATSINPNSTTQGRIEVAGDVDFFKIRIPSSGTLVVKTTGLTDTYGTLLNANGHQIASDDNGSTYSNFRILKSVSTGTYYVKVKHSSASSIGYYTLISQFISDDYGNTRSTAKPINPNSTTQGRIEVDGDVDFFKIQIHSRGTLVVKTTGLTDTYGTLLNANGHQIASDDNGSAYSNFKISKSVTAGTYYVKVKHSSALLAGSYVLVSHFVSDDDHGDSRSLATSIDLNSTTRGRIDFAGDEDYFEIRVPDGGGKLIIYTSGTTDTQGYLSSVSGREIVSDDNSGSGNNFKISKLITMPGAYYVKVKHRNPSSTGDYLLVSRFVPDDHDDSRGGATPIEPNSITQGRIEVANDKDYFKIQIPSGGTLVLFTSGSGVFS, from the coding sequence ATTAATAAAGTTGGGGACGTAGATTGGTTTAAAATCGTAATCCCTCGTACCGGAACACTGGTTGTAGAGACAACTGACACCACAGATACAAAAGGATATCTTTACAATGCAAGTGGTGTCCAGCTTGCATCCAATGATAATATAAGTAGTTCGAACCATAACTTTAAAATCTCAAAGTTCATCACAGTGGCTGGAACATACTATGTAAAAGTGAGACACAGTGGTACTACGGGAACAGGTATTTATGCACTTGTATCTCATTTTATACCCAATGATTATGGATATAATGTCAATACAGCAACACCCATAGCTCTCAAAAGTACAACACGGGGGCGTATTGAAGCAGCTGGAAGTGGAGATTATTTTAAAATCATAATCCCTAGTGGAAAAAGAGGAACATTAATTATCAATACAACTGGCTCAACAGATACATATGGATCCCTTTTAGGCGGAAGCGGTGCCCAGCTTGCATTGGATGACAACAGTGGTTCAGGTCATAACTTTAGAATCTCAATAAGTGTCACAGCTGGGACATACTATGCGAAAGTGAGACATCATAGTCCTACAGGAATTGGTTCTTATGCGCTTGTGTCTCATTTTGTGCCTGATGATCATACCAGTAGTAGAATTGCAGCAACATCTATCAATCCAAACAGTACAACACAAGGGCGCATTGAAGTAGCCGGGGATGTAGATTTCTTTAAAATCCGAATCCCCAGTAGTGGAACACTGGTTGTAAAGACAACCGGCTTAACAGATACATACGGAACTCTTTTGAATGCAAATGGTCATCAGATTGCATCTGATGATAATGGTTCAACCTATAGTAACTTTAGAATCTTAAAAAGTGTCTCAACTGGAACATACTATGTGAAAGTAAAACACAGTAGTGCTTCATCAATTGGTTATTATACGCTTATTTCTCAGTTTATATCTGATGATTATGGCAATACCAGAAGTACAGCAAAACCCATCAATCCAAACAGTACAACGCAGGGGCGCATTGAAGTAGATGGGGATGTAGATTTCTTTAAAATCCAAATCCACAGTAGAGGAACACTGGTTGTAAAGACAACCGGCTTAACAGATACATACGGAACTCTTTTGAATGCAAATGGTCATCAGATTGCATCTGATGATAATGGTTCAGCCTATAGTAACTTTAAAATCTCAAAAAGTGTCACAGCTGGAACATACTATGTGAAAGTAAAACACAGTAGTGCTTTACTGGCTGGCAGTTATGTACTTGTGTCTCATTTTGTATCTGATGATGATCATGGTGACAGCAGAAGTCTGGCAACATCCATAGACCTAAACAGTACAACACGGGGGCGCATTGACTTTGCTGGGGATGAAGATTACTTTGAAATCCGAGTCCCTGACGGAGGAGGAAAATTAATTATATATACATCTGGAACAACAGATACACAAGGATACCTTTCTAGCGTAAGTGGCAGAGAAATTGTATCTGATGACAATAGTGGTTCAGGCAATAACTTTAAAATCTCAAAGCTCATAACGATGCCTGGAGCATATTATGTGAAAGTAAAACACCGTAACCCTTCATCAACCGGTGATTATCTGCTTGTGTCTCGTTTTGTGCCTGATGATCATGACGACAGTAGAGGTGGAGCAACACCCATCGAGCCAAATAGCATAACACAGGGGCGCATTGAAGTAGCTAATGATAAAGATTACTTTAAAATCCAAATCCCCAGTGGAGGAACATTGGTTCTTTTCACCAGTGGAAGTGGTGTTTTTTCATAA